The following proteins are co-located in the Ictalurus punctatus breed USDA103 chromosome 14, Coco_2.0, whole genome shotgun sequence genome:
- the LOC108274437 gene encoding harmonin, with protein sequence MSKTDTLPTEKRNKKEMEFELKLAKEKEEIHEREKQMKINRLLQEVTETEREDLEESEKVQYWVERLCQTRLEQISSVENDSPEVKTESR encoded by the exons atgtcCAAGACAGACACACTTCCAACAGAGAAAAGGAATAAGAAAGAAATGGAGTTTGAGCTGAAATTGGCCAAGGAAAAGGAAGAGATACATGAGCGAGAGAAACAGATGAAAATTAATCGGCTCTTGCAAGAG GTAACGGAGACCGAGCGGGAGGATTTGGAGGAGTCAGAGAAAGTGCAGTACTGGGTGGAGAGGCTCTGCCAGACTAGACTGGAGCAGATTTCCTCCGTGGAGAATGACTCTCCCGAGGTAAAAACGGAGTCCAGATGA